The Merismopedia glauca CCAP 1448/3 genome window below encodes:
- the aroQ gene encoding type II 3-dehydroquinate dehydratase — translation MSLTNQHRLSLLVLHGPNLNLLGLREPGIYGVTTLEQINEQLVTEGKKLQAQVTTFQSNYEGALVEAIHQAYGVYQGIVINAGAYTHTSVAIRDAISGVKIPTVEVHLSNIYQRESFRHHSYISAVAIGQISGFGADSYLLGLQALVKYLDRSRNS, via the coding sequence GTGAGTTTAACAAACCAACATAGGTTAAGCCTGTTAGTCTTGCACGGGCCTAACCTAAATTTATTAGGATTAAGAGAACCTGGAATTTACGGTGTCACCACCTTAGAGCAGATTAATGAGCAGTTAGTCACTGAAGGAAAAAAACTGCAAGCTCAGGTAACTACCTTCCAGTCTAATTATGAAGGGGCTTTGGTGGAAGCAATTCATCAAGCTTACGGAGTTTATCAAGGCATAGTTATCAATGCAGGGGCTTACACTCATACTAGTGTGGCGATTCGAGATGCTATATCTGGGGTGAAAATCCCTACTGTGGAAGTTCATTTAAGTAACATTTACCAAAGGGAAAGCTTTCGCCATCATTCCTATATTTCTGCGGTGGCTATTGGTCAAATTAGCGGATTTGGTGCGGATAGCTACTTATTAGGGTTGCAAGCGCTAGTTAAATATTTAGATCGATCAAGAAACAGTTAG